The DNA region GTTACTAGCTCTTCTACATTTCACCGTCCTGGCCATTTTCGTTCATACTAGTCAGACTGGCTTCCTCGTCATTTTCTTCTTGGGTTTCAGTATTGCCAGACTCAGAGCTGACTTGGACCTTCTTACTggctttgcttttgtttcgattgATCATTGTCGCAAGAATCGGCCGACCTCGAACGAAAAGTTCGTGACAATAGGACCCCTTGTTGGGTCCTTCTGTGATGCGACGAATGTTGTACAGGGCAAGCTGGCGCTGAAAGCTGGTGTATCGACTCATCCGACAGTACTTGGGCATAACATCGCGAACGAATTCCTTTGGCTTGTGTATCGAAAAGGAGCGCCcatgagaagaaaaagaggCTACGTCACTGCCTTGCTGCTCCAGGTCTGTCAGCATCTGGTGTAGCTTTTGCGGAAAGCTTCCACTACGACCACTACGACGTTTGACTTCTTTGGTTGCAAGCCGTAGATCAGTGGTAAGGGGGGCTGTATTCTGGTTGAGTACGGCCTCGTGTGTCGCTACTCGCCAATGTGGAAGATTACCCACTGCCGGGGGTTTCCGCGCTTCCAAGAAAGCCTGCGGTACTTCTGGCAGTTGCGGTGCCGCAGACTGATGGTTGTTGCGTAATAGCTGGGCGATCACCGCGGCTTGGTCTGGGTTTAACTGCTGCGGTGGAGGGGCGTATGGCGCAACGGCGAACGGAGCCTGGACCCCCACGTTGCCAGCACCGATAGGCGCGGTTGTTTGATGTGTCTGAGTGAGAAGCTGTTGTCGAATCAAAAGGTCTATCAGCTTTTGTGCGCTGAGATTAGAGTCGGAAGGAGGAACAGTGTGTACAGCTGGGAGATGCGCGTATTGCTGTTGCAATGCAGGCGCCCCCGTTTCCAGATTTGGACACTGCATCGGCGTTTGCCCTTGAACCCCCAGCAGTATCCGCAGAGCCTCTTCAGCATTCAGACCCCCTCCATGGCTAGCAGTAGTGGAAATATTATTAAGATTGGTAAGCTGATGCCACAGCCGGCTGACGGGAGAGGTGCCAATGGTGGCATCGGCCATAGCTCTGGCGATCGGTGGCGCCGTAGCCGCGTACGGAGAAGTCGGCGCAGATCCTCTCAATATGTTTGCCAAGCCATCGATTGGAGATCCGCTGTTCAGCAATGCAACTAAATCGTTTAAACTGAGTGGGCCGGTCCTATTATTGCTCATAGTGTACTGTTTGGCTCAACAAGTAGGGAATTGTTCAGCGTCAAACAGAATCGGGCTCGGAAAGCTAGCTAATGCAATGGGGAATCTTCTGTCGCATCGAGTAAGGAGAAATCTAATGAGTACCGACAACAAACAACGGGCACTTCAGCTTGCGGCTGACAATCTGTCTCCGACAGACATGTCCGAAGAATACCGATTGTTGAGAATTCTGTACCAGTCAACTCTGAGTCATCTTACATATCTGAAGGCCGTCTGGAATTTCAAAAATTCTCCGAAGCCACTTTTGCTATTGGAATCCAGAAAGTTCCATAATAATCGTTCGCTTATCAGATAACTACTATCGGAAGAAACCGATATTTCGGCATTTCCAAAACCCATGGGtttgtgacagtgaatcaacTTTTCCTAGTGTGACAATGGATGCTCAATCGTCCGCCACAAGACCTTTCAGTTCCAGTTGTGCCTGGgtgattaactgtaaaggagTCTTCGTTGCTAGTGTACTCTCGACCAGCTAACCGAAACTAAAACTCGATTCCCGGAAACCTCTCCTCAATGCGAGCGATCGCTTTTTGTAAAAGAACAGATCTTGAAGTAAGGTAAGCTTGTACAATATCGTCTTCCACAAAAGCCGCATCGATGGCTCCCTGAGACGCCTCTGTACCAGCTTCCGCAATGAGAGTTACCAAGAACGCAAACATGTCCCTTTCGTTCCTTTCGGAAAGAGGACGCAAGGCTGCCAATGCACCCTCTTTGTTGAGCATGTCGAGGTCCTCACCAGAGGCAAATTCTCGCCGTAAAACAGCTTTCGCCGCGGGATCCACCGATCCGTCGGCAAGAACTGTCAGTGTCACTGGTGACCGACGAATCATTTGGACTTGAATGGACTCGAAATTGCAACTGTTTGAGCGGTCGACAAAGCCGTAATCGCAGAGAGTTTCGAGGTTCGAAAGACTACCGTAGCTAATAAAGACTTGGTCACCGGCTCGATAGCACTGTTCAATTTGGAGAGACAACCacttgtcgtcttcatccaATTTGTTTTTCGATACTTTAGCCGAAGTTCGCACCGTGCAGTCGTGATTCAGCATATCCAACAGGGGTGTCATTGAATAGGACATGTCGTTCAGAAAGTTGCTCCGTGAACAGACGCACGCCATTGCCCAAGGATCACCCTCTCTGACTGGAGAGTCTTTAGCCATTCTTCGCTTCAGCTCACCCCCGTCAGAAACGCTTTCCAGACGCTCGGGTGTCCAAAACCGAGGCATCGATTGAAAATCCTTTAGCGTTGGCAGCATATCGAAGTAAGGGGCAAAGGTCGATCTATCAcccttttccttttcaaacaaAAGTTTATCGGCAACTACCTCCAGAGACTCTCCCGTCAAGCAGGCTGTCAGCGGGACCCGCACAAGCTCCGCAGAAGTTTTGATCTCTTGCACTGCAGTCATGAAACGGTAGTTGGAATCGGCGGCCGTTTCTAGCTGGAGCAGTGGAGCCGAAATACCTTGTGAAGTACACCATGTGACAAAGGTGTTCGTCAATGTTCCGGTCTTCATTGCTGAGCTCCTAAATAGGACTTGGCGATCAATTCGACGGCGCCTTTCAAAATAACGTGTCCTGCTGTAAGACGGAAGATAAAACGGTTTTGTCAAAGCTCGAGATGCTGGTGCCCATCGTCCTTGAAATCTTTTATCGAGACACTGGAGTGCCTGTTTTTCAGTGTCAGGTTTCAAAACGTTACTTATAATATTATATTCGTTAATTGCAAGGCTATCGCTTGAAATTTACAGTTTTAGTATTTAAATTCTGAGTTTATAATGTTAAATATTTTTTTTTCGACCCATCGGAGGGGAACATCTTTCCATTACCTTATTTGTGACCATTGAGGACTTGGAAGCTTCTATGAAAGCTTTTGACCTAGATGTTACCGTCAGGGGCCCACTTTGTTGAGGACCGTTCGACAAATTAGTATGATAGACACCACCCGACACGAAAAAATCGATGTCGAAAGATCTAATATAATAATTGTAAATCAGGTTGCAAAGTCAATATTGCATATTGTGCTGCTAGTCCCTGGCCGAGGTTCAGATTCTGAACATATGTGGGAAAATACCGAAGCTCTCGCAGAGTGACAGTTAATCACGTATGCAAACGGAGAAGAAAGCCCTAGATTTTTGAATGTCAATTCGGTGACTTTTTGGTTGAGGTTggttttcacagtcagcgaaTGAACTCTGGAACCAAGATGATGGAGATGGCTCCATGTTAAGTTGCCTCTAGCACCACCATCTTACTGCAGATGCATGCATGCATGCATGAATATCCTCTGATTGTATGTCGTGGTAGAACGACAACAGTAAGCACTCTCCGGGACGGATTCATCGCGATAATTCTCAGTCAATGTTTCACAGAGTATTCGCTGGAACCTCCCTTCGCATCTTGTATGGAACTCGCTAGACAGGAACACGCAACGGACTTCCCATCCAATATGGGCCACGGCTCTGATCGTACTTCGGGTGCATTCTAGATTTTCCATTTAGGAGTTTTTTTTAAATAAAGAACAAGCTATAGTGCGATGCAAAGAATCCTTAGTCGGAATGGTTCAATTGAAACCTTTAATCAATGTTGGAGCAGCTGTTAAATAGACTACCAAGCACATAATTTATTTAGCCTATTCGTTGGGCGCAAAGTTGGAACTCCCTAGTGACCAATATGTTCATCAATCGAAATTGTTTTCGCCTTCTCTTCCGAGGCCTAGCTCCTATGAGAACGAGACCAAAGTCAAGCCTGTCAAGATTTGGAATTTATAGCACGACGGCTGTGTTCCAGCGACAAGAAAATCGCAGCAATTTGGGAACTCGTCCTCGTATTATGGCAGCCCCAATGCTCCGTTCCGTAGTTTCTGAATACATAAAAAGGTCCTTGGCCCGTACCCGCGTTTGCAAAAAGGGTACGGAGTTGCAATTCAATAAAACTTGCATGGTAAAAAAATGCCTTCACGCCCTTGGCTCCCCATCTAATCATGAGGTTATTGTGCGCGAAGGTGAATCTTCGGAGAGGGGCTCACATCGCGGTGTACTTTTGAACTAAAAAGACCAAGCATATTCATAGCAAAGGATACAAGCAACGACCGCAAGGTACTTTTTTCAATCGCACAACATTTTCCGCATCTCTGCATTTCCCGCAAGAACCTTTTCGCCATGACGTTTGACGCCGTCCCTTCCAAAACGACTACACCACCTACACAGTGCAAGGTATCGACcagcgacgaagaggaaCAGGTTGAGAACTTGCACTATTGGGCATCGCAAAGCTTAAACTTTCATTCTTTCCAGAAAGCGAACTGCGGCCTACCGCAACATGCGAATGGCTCTCCTTCACAATTTGCTAGACACCAGCAACATCCAAGTACCGAACGACTTGACGTGTCACACGACGACGCACCACTCGGCCGACGATGTCTCAATATCTCGACGACAGATCAAgacgcggacgacgaaatcAGCTCATTCTTGACTCTGCACGAACACCGCTCTACACCTCCGGAGCGAGATTTGACCTCCCCACCTACCCTTCAGTCTCATAGTCCAAAGCTGCCGTGGTTTCCACTGGACCTGCGGAGCGAATATGAATACCCAGCATTGGAACCCCGCTACAGGAGACCAAATCTTCGACCGGTTCGCACCAGTTCGGTCCCGGACCCTTTCCAAGCACGAAACGACGGGAGTAAGAATTTCTCGAGCATCGCCCGTCTGCTCGCTCCGATCTAGGCCCATCACAGCCTTTGCATTTTGTATTTAGTTTCTACGCATGTGCCAGACTTTTGACTTAATTCGAGTTCTAACGATAGCACCATCTACGATTTTTAATCTTGCGAGTGTGGATACCTCCGCTAGCGAGGCGACGGCGATACCGCAGACCGACACGCCCGTTCCCCactctttctttttcccatATAATGAGAGATTACCGCGGATTCTGTGTGCATGTTCATCCACCGAGGTGGCTGTTGGCTTTGTACACCCAATCGGCTTGAAGCCGTATTGCACACACACGGTTGATGCTAACAGTGAACTGTTGGATTCCTTTCATCGATTGCTATGCTCTGTACGAAAACGTATTCCGCACAAAAATTTGTTGCCGTTAAACTGTTATCGTGTATATAGTATATGAAAATTTGGGTGATTTGTGTGGAACGGCGTGTGTCACGGCAACAAAGAAGGAAATCGGCGTTTGGGTTCAGGAGCGCTAGACGACGCCCTCGTATCTGCGTTGGTTTCACTCGGCCTTGCGAGCGTGAATGACACCCCAGGAAAAGACACCACGATCAACTTGTCCCACCCGAGCGGCCAGATTTTGTCGGTACGTGTCCAGCAAAACGGGGTCAATGTCTTTGGCGGCTCCGGATTCGATCAAGCGGGTTACCTTTTGTCCCATGAGttgaaaagactttttgATATCGACCGTCATATCAATAAAGACCACATCTTGCCATCCCGCCTGTTCGCACGCCTTGACATTTTGCGCAGGACTCAGCCAGTCGTTGACCATGTTGGTGGCGGCGAAGGTCGCgagttcgtcttccgaaacgTCCGGTCCGTCTCCACACATGAGATCGCAAAAGACAAAGACTCCACCGGGTTTGGTGACGGCCAAGGCCTGCTCGTAGGTGCGTACTTTGGAAAACGAATGAACAAAGGCGTCTTGCGAGAAGCAAACGTCAAAGAGTCCCGGCTGTTTGTTGTTCTCGGGCAGCAACAAGGCTTGGGCTTGATCGTAGGACCCGGTGCGAACGGTGAAACGGTCCGCTACGCCCGCCGCGACAGCGTCTTGCTGAGCCGTGGCGTTCTGCGCCTCGCACAAATTGAGGCAGGTAGCGGTGAGGGAAGGGTGCGCGGACAAAAGGCGAATGGCGGCGCCGCCGGTTCCGCTGCCCAAATCAACGTACGACAGAGTCGACGAGTTCCGTGCCAACAAATCAGTCGCCAGTGCGAACATGTAATCCGTCATGGCGTCACTGGCTTTGCCGTAAGCCCCTTCTTGTGTGACGTCAATGTCGTCATCCCACTTGCCAAAGTGAATGTTGGACGTGCCGTCACCCATGACTTGGGCGTAAAAGGCCCGCTTTTCTGCCGTATCGTACTGCGCCTGCACGCCACGCTCGTGTTGGCTGATTTCACCCGACTTGCTGTACACCTCGGGTTTGTAGTGAGTTGCCGCAGTCATTTTGGTAAAGAAGAGTCGCAAGGGATAAGAAGCAGTGTTTCTGGTTAGCGAAATGTTTGCAGAAGAATCCAAATTGTGAGAACTGTTTCGCGGTGGAGTTTGGAAGTGGCACGCCTGCCTTCGATGTGGGTGTGTTGTTGGATTGTCTGTCCACGCGCTTGGGTGCGTGCGTGGCCTTGGTTTCGTTCTGTATGTTTGTGGTTGCGTGATGTGTACACGTTGGGTGGCGGTTCGCGGGTTCGCCATTCCGGTTGTGTGTCGTCCagagaaggaaacgaaaaagccgacCTCTCGACATGCGTGCGGTACCGACAAAAAAAGCGGCACTTTTGCAACGGGCGGCATGCTCGACCCAACAGGGGCTATATCTGCTACATAGGTGCACACATCCGCATGCGTGCGTACGTCTCGTAGTTTTCTACGGTTTCGTATTCGCATTGGCTAACGACACGACGGAGTTCCCCAGTGTCATTGACCGGTGGATCATCTTCCGggttgctgtcgtcgttggttCGCATCGTGGGGAGAAGGGAGTGAACCGGAATTCCGATTGAAAGGAGATGGCGAATTCTGCTTTCGCGAGGGACGAATTCGTGTTTTCCACTAAACCGTCCCTGCGTCGTCCATTTTGCACCAATTATATTGCTTCTCGAGTACCGTTCTCTTCATAGAGAGAGCGGTTCCGGTTGGGTGGCCTTCTGACGTGGTGTTCTTCTGGGCAAAGT from Phaeodactylum tricornutum CCAP 1055/1 chromosome 18, whole genome shotgun sequence includes:
- a CDS encoding predicted protein, which translates into the protein MTFDAVPSKTTTPPTQCKVSTSDEEEQVENLHYWASQSLNFHSFQKANCGLPQHANGSPSQFARHQQHPSTERLDVSHDDAPLGRRCLNISTTDQDADDEISSFLTLHEHRSTPPERDLTSPPTLQSHSPKLPWFPLDLRSEYEYPALEPRYRRPNLRPVRTSSVPDPFQARNDGSKNFSSIARLLAPI
- a CDS encoding predicted protein, translating into MSNNRTGPLSLNDLVALLNSGSPIDGLANILRGSAPTSPYAATAPPIARAMADATIGTSPVSRLWHQLTNLNNISTTASHGGGLNAEEALRILLGVQGQTPMQCPNLETGAPALQQQYAHLPAVHTVPPSDSNLSAQKLIDLLIRQQLLTQTHQTTAPIGAGNVGVQAPFAVAPYAPPPQQLNPDQAAVIAQLLRNNHQSAAPQLPEVPQAFLEARKPPAVGNLPHWRVATHEAVLNQNTAPLTTDLRLATKEVKRRSGRSGSFPQKLHQMLTDLEQQGSDVASFSSHGRSFSIHKPKEFVRDVMPKYCRMSRYTSFQRQLALYNIRRITEGPNKGSYCHELFVRGRPILATMINRNKSKASKKVQVSSESGNTETQEENDEEASLTSMNENGQDGEM
- a CDS encoding predicted protein, yielding MTAATHYKPEVYSKSGEISQHERGVQAQYDTAEKRAFYAQVMGDGTSNIHFGKWDDDIDVTQEGAYGKASDAMTDYMFALATDLLARNSSTLSYVDLGSGTGGAAIRLLSAHPSLTATCLNLCEAQNATAQQDAVAAGVADRFTVRTGSYDQAQALLLPENNKQPGLFDVCFSQDAFVHSFSKVRTYEQALAVTKPGGVFVFCDLMCGDGPDVSEDELATFAATNMVNDWLSPAQNVKACEQAGWQDVVFIDMTVDIKKSFQLMGQKVTRLIESGAAKDIDPVLLDTYRQNLAARVGQVDRGVFSWGVIHARKAE
- a CDS encoding predicted protein — its product is MKTGTLTNTFVTWCTSQGISAPLLQLETAADSNYRFMTAVQEIKTSAELVRVPLTACLTGESLEVVADKLLFEKEKGDRSTFAPYFDMLPTLKDFQSMPRFWTPERLESVSDGGELKRRMAKDSPVREGDPWAMACVCSRSNFLNDMSYSMTPLLDMLNHDCTVRTSAKVSKNKLDEDDKWLSLQIEQCYRAGDQVFISYGSLSNLETLCDYGFVDRSNSCNFESIQVQMIRRSPVTLTVLADGSVDPAAKAVLRREFASGEDLDMLNKEGALAALRPLSERNERDMFAFLVTLIAEAGTEASQGAIDAAFVEDDIVQAYLTSRSVLLQKAIARIEERFPGIEF